Proteins from one Prevotella sp. E2-28 genomic window:
- a CDS encoding DUF4886 domain-containing protein, whose protein sequence is MKRVYFVLLFALMASAVSAQVKDTLRVLAIGNSFSEDAVEQYLWDLGKEAKVTFIIGNAYRGGWSLIGHWADARSRAVNTEYRKVVDGKRVNQGKYMLRDIITDEPWDVITLQQVSQDAGQIETYEPGLSMMIGYVKALGVDSMKLGFHQTWAYSQDSEHKGFAKYNFNQYFMYSSIISAVDKAMQKHKNDLDFYIPSGTAIQNARTTVLANTQTKDKAVNRELTRDGYHLNYTLGRYIVACTWFEVLTGKSPVGMKSRPKGLSKGLATLAQKAAHAAVISPMAVTPI, encoded by the coding sequence ATGAAAAGGGTATATTTTGTATTACTGTTTGCACTGATGGCAAGTGCTGTAAGTGCACAGGTGAAGGATACGTTGAGGGTGCTGGCAATAGGCAACTCATTCTCGGAAGATGCTGTGGAGCAGTATCTGTGGGACTTAGGAAAAGAGGCTAAAGTGACCTTTATCATAGGTAATGCATATCGTGGTGGCTGGAGCCTGATAGGCCACTGGGCCGATGCTCGCTCAAGGGCTGTGAATACAGAGTACCGCAAGGTGGTTGACGGCAAACGCGTCAATCAGGGGAAATACATGTTGCGTGACATTATTACTGACGAGCCTTGGGACGTTATCACGCTGCAGCAGGTGAGTCAGGACGCAGGTCAGATAGAGACTTATGAGCCTGGACTGAGTATGATGATAGGTTACGTAAAAGCATTAGGAGTAGATTCCATGAAACTGGGTTTTCATCAGACGTGGGCGTATTCGCAAGATTCTGAGCATAAAGGATTTGCAAAATATAACTTTAACCAGTACTTTATGTATTCCAGCATCATTTCGGCTGTAGATAAAGCGATGCAAAAACATAAGAACGACTTGGATTTCTATATCCCTTCTGGTACTGCTATTCAGAATGCACGCACCACAGTGCTGGCCAATACTCAGACGAAGGATAAAGCGGTGAATCGTGAACTGACACGTGACGGCTATCACCTGAACTATACCTTAGGACGATATATCGTGGCATGTACCTGGTTTGAAGTGCTTACAGGAAAGAGCCCTGTGGGTATGAAATCACGTCCTAAAGGGCTCTCGAAAGGGTTGGCTACGCTGGCGCAAAAAGCTGCTCATGCTGCTGTTATATCACCAATGGCAGTGACACCAATTTAA
- a CDS encoding Fur family transcriptional regulator, whose amino-acid sequence MKTIEKRDRAYSAVEHILDSYLEMNDHRKTPERYAILRAVYNTEGHFTIDELGERLVEEYKFPVSRATLYNTLNLFLELRLVIRHRFQGTTKYESCYADNNHCHQICTVCGKVSEVHAPEVANAIDEMRLKRFRKDGFSLYIYGICSTCQAAITRKSRKAKSDKAKK is encoded by the coding sequence ATGAAGACGATAGAGAAAAGAGACAGGGCCTATTCCGCTGTAGAGCATATTCTGGATAGCTATCTGGAAATGAATGACCATCGCAAAACGCCTGAGCGCTATGCGATTCTACGTGCGGTTTACAATACGGAAGGGCACTTCACTATAGACGAACTTGGCGAGCGATTGGTGGAAGAATATAAGTTCCCTGTTTCGCGTGCCACGCTCTATAACACGCTTAATCTCTTCCTGGAACTGCGTTTGGTGATTCGTCACCGTTTTCAGGGCACTACGAAGTACGAATCTTGTTATGCCGATAATAATCACTGTCACCAGATATGTACTGTTTGTGGTAAGGTATCTGAGGTCCATGCGCCAGAAGTGGCGAATGCCATAGATGAAATGCGCCTGAAACGCTTCCGCAAAGACGGCTTCTCACTTTATATCTACGGAATCTGTTCTACCTGTCAGGCAGCGATTACCAGAAAGAGTAGAAAGGCAAAAAGTGACAAGGCCAAGAAGTGA
- a CDS encoding adenylosuccinate synthase encodes MKQGKVDVLLGLQWGDEGKGKVVDVLTPKYDVVARFQGGPNAGHTLEFNGEKYVLRSIPSGIFQGGKVNIIGNGVVLAPDLFMEEAKALEASGHPLKERLHISKKAHLIMPTHRVLDAAYEAQKGKNKVGTTGKGIGPTYTDKVSRTGLRVGDILENFPEKYAAAKARHEAILKSLNFDYDITEVEKKWLEGIEYLRQFPIVDSEHEINQILRSGKSVLCEGAQGTMLDVDFGSYPFVTSSNTICAGACTGLGIGPNKIGEVFGIMKAYCTRVGAGPFPTELFDETGKKIRDLGHEYGAVTGRERRCGWIDLVALRYSIMVNGVTQLIMMKSDVLDGFDTIKACTSYKVNGVETRDFPYNIEEGIEPVYQELPGWKTDMTKFTCECQFPKQFSDYIKFLEKELETPITIISIGPDREQTIVRDIKH; translated from the coding sequence ATGAAACAAGGTAAGGTTGATGTCCTGCTGGGATTGCAGTGGGGCGATGAAGGTAAAGGAAAGGTTGTTGATGTGCTGACACCGAAGTACGACGTGGTAGCCCGTTTCCAGGGTGGTCCTAACGCAGGTCACACGTTGGAGTTCAACGGTGAGAAGTATGTACTCCGTTCTATCCCTTCAGGCATTTTCCAGGGTGGAAAGGTAAACATCATTGGCAATGGTGTCGTATTGGCTCCAGACCTCTTCATGGAGGAGGCAAAAGCATTGGAGGCTAGTGGTCATCCCTTGAAAGAGCGCCTGCATATCTCAAAGAAGGCTCACCTGATAATGCCTACTCACCGCGTGCTGGATGCTGCCTATGAGGCTCAGAAGGGTAAGAACAAGGTGGGTACCACAGGTAAGGGTATCGGTCCTACCTATACTGATAAGGTAAGCCGCACTGGTCTGCGCGTAGGTGATATCCTCGAGAACTTCCCTGAGAAGTATGCTGCTGCAAAGGCTCGTCACGAGGCTATCCTGAAGTCACTGAACTTTGATTACGATATCACAGAGGTAGAGAAGAAATGGCTGGAGGGTATCGAGTACCTGCGTCAGTTCCCCATCGTAGACTCAGAACACGAGATTAATCAGATTCTGCGTTCTGGCAAGAGCGTGCTGTGCGAAGGTGCTCAGGGTACCATGCTCGATGTGGATTTCGGTAGCTATCCCTTCGTCACCTCTTCAAACACTATCTGCGCTGGTGCCTGCACAGGTCTGGGTATCGGACCTAACAAGATTGGCGAGGTGTTTGGTATCATGAAGGCTTACTGCACACGTGTTGGTGCAGGTCCTTTCCCCACAGAGCTCTTCGATGAGACAGGCAAGAAGATTCGTGACCTGGGTCATGAGTATGGTGCTGTGACTGGTCGTGAGCGTCGTTGCGGATGGATTGACCTCGTTGCCCTGCGCTATTCTATCATGGTGAACGGCGTTACCCAGCTCATCATGATGAAGAGCGACGTGCTCGATGGTTTCGACACCATCAAGGCCTGCACATCATATAAGGTGAATGGCGTAGAGACACGCGACTTCCCCTACAACATTGAGGAGGGTATTGAGCCCGTATATCAGGAGCTGCCCGGTTGGAAGACCGACATGACGAAGTTCACTTGCGAGTGTCAGTTCCCCAAGCAGTTCTCTGATTACATCAAGTTCTTGGAGAAGGAGCTCGAAACACCCATCACAATTATCTCTATCGGTCCAGACCGTGAACAAACAATCGTGAGGGACATTAAACATTAA
- a CDS encoding four helix bundle protein — MKADNQIVLDSKAFAIRIIKLYKYLSEEKKEFVMSKQVLRSGTSIGANVSESIFAQSRMDFVSKMSIALKEASETKYWLELLMETEYINDTQFDSINDDIGRIIGTLVNIVNSTKSHNV, encoded by the coding sequence ATGAAGGCTGACAACCAAATAGTGCTAGATTCTAAGGCATTTGCTATACGCATTATCAAATTGTATAAATATCTTTCTGAAGAGAAAAAAGAGTTTGTGATGTCAAAGCAGGTTTTACGAAGTGGTACAAGTATTGGTGCAAACGTTAGTGAGAGCATCTTTGCTCAAAGTCGAATGGATTTTGTCAGCAAAATGAGTATAGCCCTGAAAGAAGCTAGTGAAACCAAATATTGGTTGGAGCTTCTTATGGAAACAGAATATATCAATGATACTCAATTTGATTCAATAAACGATGATATAGGGAGAATTATTGGAACACTCGTTAATATCGTTAATTCAACGAAGAGTCATAATGTTTAA
- the hisS gene encoding histidine--tRNA ligase, which translates to MNMKPSIPKGTRDFGPVEMAKRNYIFNTIRSVYELYGFQQIETPAQETLQTLMGKYGEEGDKLLFKILNSGDYLSKITDEELTERNTLRLASKICEKGLRYDLTVPFARYVVMHREELQLPFKRYQVQPVWRADRPQKGRYREFYQFDGDVVGSDSLLNEVELMQIVDTVFTRFGVRVQIKINNRKILTGIAEVIGAADKIVDITVAIDKLDKIGIDNVNAELREDGLTDEQIEKLQPIIMLEGTNEEKLNTIAEVLASSETGLKGVEETKYILGFLTSLNNEIQLDLTLARGLSYYTGAIFEVKALDTPMGSISGGGRYDNLTGIFGMPGLSGVGISFGVDRIYDVLNALDLYPKDSLQTTQVLFINFGEKETAYCLPIIAKVRQAGIRAEIFPDSTKMKKQMSYANAKQIPYVVLAGDNEIAEGKVTLKNMETGEQTLVSADELIQKLS; encoded by the coding sequence ATAAATATGAAACCAAGTATTCCAAAGGGAACGCGCGACTTCGGCCCAGTAGAGATGGCGAAGCGCAACTATATCTTTAATACGATTCGTAGCGTGTATGAACTCTACGGATTCCAGCAGATTGAGACACCTGCGCAGGAAACCCTTCAGACACTGATGGGTAAGTATGGCGAGGAGGGCGACAAACTGCTGTTCAAGATTCTGAACTCAGGCGACTACCTCTCAAAGATTACTGACGAGGAACTCACGGAGCGTAACACCCTGCGTCTGGCATCAAAGATCTGTGAGAAGGGTCTGCGTTATGACCTCACTGTGCCTTTTGCCCGTTATGTGGTGATGCATCGCGAGGAACTGCAGTTGCCTTTCAAGCGCTATCAGGTACAGCCCGTGTGGCGTGCTGACCGTCCTCAGAAGGGACGCTATCGTGAGTTCTATCAGTTCGATGGCGATGTGGTGGGCTCTGACTCACTGCTCAACGAGGTGGAACTGATGCAGATCGTTGATACTGTCTTCACCCGTTTTGGTGTTCGCGTACAGATTAAGATTAACAACCGCAAGATTCTCACGGGTATCGCTGAGGTCATTGGCGCTGCCGATAAGATTGTGGATATCACCGTGGCTATCGATAAGCTCGATAAGATTGGTATTGACAACGTGAATGCCGAACTGCGTGAAGACGGACTCACCGACGAGCAGATTGAGAAACTGCAACCTATCATCATGCTCGAGGGTACCAACGAGGAGAAACTGAATACCATCGCTGAGGTGCTTGCATCAAGTGAGACAGGCTTGAAGGGTGTAGAGGAAACGAAGTATATCCTTGGCTTCCTGACATCACTCAACAATGAGATTCAGCTCGACCTCACACTGGCTCGCGGCTTGAGCTACTATACAGGCGCTATCTTCGAGGTGAAGGCTCTCGACACCCCAATGGGCAGTATCTCTGGTGGTGGTCGTTACGACAACCTCACGGGTATCTTTGGAATGCCTGGCCTCTCAGGCGTAGGTATCTCGTTTGGCGTTGATCGTATCTATGACGTGCTCAACGCGCTCGACCTCTATCCAAAGGATTCTCTGCAGACCACGCAGGTGCTCTTCATCAACTTTGGCGAGAAGGAGACAGCCTATTGTCTGCCCATCATCGCCAAGGTACGTCAGGCAGGCATCCGTGCCGAGATATTCCCTGACAGCACGAAGATGAAGAAACAGATGTCGTATGCTAATGCCAAGCAGATTCCTTACGTCGTGCTGGCTGGCGACAACGAGATTGCTGAGGGCAAGGTGACGCTGAAGAATATGGAGACTGGCGAGCAGACGCTGGTATCAGCCGACGAGCTTATTCAGAAGTTGTCGTAA
- a CDS encoding rhamnogalacturonan acetylesterase has product MKQIKLLTVLMALVLLCTSATNQKTTTVFIIGDSTAANKDLSKGKLERGWGMMLQECFDPEYIAVDNHAVNGRSSLSFINEGRWDKVLEKMKPGDYVIIQFGHNDEKPKVDRHTDPGSTFDYNLAKYVRETREHGGIPVLMNCVVRRNFFVKAPEIEDDELLRTTTFKDGVKMVEGDSLIDTHGLYRVAPRDVAKRMNCHFVDANKITHDLEQGLGREASKKLHMWYKPGEEPTEPQGKQDNTHYNIYGARVVANLLADALCEEIPVLSKYRVKEK; this is encoded by the coding sequence ATGAAACAAATCAAACTACTTACAGTATTGATGGCCTTGGTGCTCCTTTGCACCTCGGCCACCAATCAGAAGACAACTACTGTCTTCATCATTGGCGACTCAACAGCAGCCAATAAAGACCTGTCCAAAGGAAAACTGGAACGCGGATGGGGCATGATGCTTCAGGAATGTTTTGATCCTGAATATATTGCCGTGGATAATCACGCCGTGAATGGACGTTCTTCGCTCTCGTTTATCAACGAGGGCCGTTGGGACAAAGTGCTGGAGAAGATGAAGCCAGGCGACTATGTCATCATCCAGTTCGGACATAATGACGAGAAGCCAAAGGTCGACCGTCACACCGATCCAGGTTCCACGTTCGACTATAATCTGGCAAAATATGTGCGCGAGACACGTGAGCACGGAGGCATTCCTGTACTGATGAACTGCGTGGTGCGTCGCAACTTCTTTGTGAAAGCCCCTGAAATTGAGGATGATGAACTGCTACGTACAACGACCTTCAAGGACGGCGTGAAGATGGTGGAAGGCGATTCACTCATTGACACTCACGGACTCTACAGAGTGGCACCCCGTGATGTGGCAAAGCGTATGAACTGTCATTTCGTTGATGCCAATAAGATTACGCACGACCTGGAGCAGGGATTGGGGCGCGAGGCGTCAAAAAAACTGCACATGTGGTACAAGCCAGGCGAAGAGCCTACAGAACCACAAGGCAAGCAGGACAATACACATTATAATATATATGGCGCGCGCGTAGTAGCGAATTTGCTGGCCGATGCGCTTTGTGAAGAAATCCCTGTGCTAAGTAAATATCGTGTCAAAGAAAAATAA
- a CDS encoding NADH peroxidase, whose protein sequence is MKKKFICAVCGYIYEGDAAPEKCPICKAPASKFSELKDDADMTYATVHKIGDGKPEGVSEEMIQDLRNHFNGECGEVGMYLAMARQADREGYPEIAEAFKRYAFEEADHASRFAELLGECVWDTKTNLEKRAAAEAGACEDKFRIAKNAKAAGFDAIHDTVHEMAKDEARHGAGFAGLLKRYFKN, encoded by the coding sequence ATGAAGAAAAAGTTTATTTGCGCCGTTTGTGGATATATCTATGAAGGTGATGCCGCTCCCGAGAAGTGCCCCATCTGTAAGGCTCCTGCCTCAAAGTTCTCTGAACTGAAGGATGATGCCGATATGACTTACGCTACTGTTCACAAAATAGGTGATGGCAAACCAGAAGGTGTGTCAGAAGAAATGATTCAAGACCTGCGAAACCACTTCAATGGCGAGTGTGGCGAGGTTGGTATGTATCTGGCAATGGCTCGCCAGGCCGACCGTGAGGGATATCCCGAGATTGCAGAGGCTTTCAAGCGTTATGCTTTCGAAGAGGCCGACCATGCTTCTCGTTTCGCAGAGCTGCTGGGCGAATGCGTATGGGATACGAAAACCAATTTGGAAAAGCGTGCTGCTGCTGAAGCTGGTGCTTGCGAGGATAAATTCCGAATTGCAAAGAATGCTAAAGCTGCCGGATTCGATGCTATTCACGACACCGTTCACGAAATGGCAAAGGACGAAGCTCGTCACGGTGCCGGCTTCGCAGGATTGTTGAAACGCTACTTTAAAAATTAA
- a CDS encoding right-handed parallel beta-helix repeat-containing protein: MIRRTLFFLSILVAFVGCSDDDSFTTSSSARLTFSTDSVKMDTIFSNVGSRTYDFWVYNHAGDGLRLQSVRLAQGNQTGFRVNVDGSYLDNSLGSVVTDLEVRKGDSIRVFVELTARETGALDPQMIEDKLVFRLESGVEQQVVLQGCTWDALPMQNVVVRKDSVIESKKPIIIYGGLRVDSAVTLTIKNTTLYFHDGPGIEVYGKLLTDNVLMRGDRLDHMFDYLPYDRVSGQWGKDGGIIFHSSSTGNVLRNTEIRNAGKYGIRCDSAEYTPNVRRLDMYRCIIHNCKGAGLVSYNANIRLRYCQLSNTQGDCLAVYGGKADVNRCTFAQFYPFVGGRGAALRFSNILPLHGMNCDSSIVTGYDEDVVMGVVVDTLKAYNFQFSNTLLRTPYEEGVDTLLFEKVIWESPKDSIQGKQHFRLIDEDNLKYDFHLDSISPAQGWGCY, from the coding sequence ATGATAAGACGGACTCTCTTTTTTCTATCAATACTCGTGGCTTTCGTGGGCTGCTCTGACGATGACTCGTTTACTACGAGCTCATCGGCACGCCTGACTTTTTCCACAGACTCGGTGAAGATGGATACTATCTTCTCGAATGTAGGGTCACGCACCTACGACTTCTGGGTTTATAATCATGCTGGTGACGGACTACGTCTGCAGAGCGTGCGCTTGGCACAAGGCAACCAGACGGGATTCCGTGTCAACGTGGATGGCTCTTACCTGGACAACTCGCTGGGCTCTGTAGTTACGGATTTGGAGGTGCGCAAGGGTGATAGTATCCGTGTGTTTGTAGAACTGACAGCCCGTGAGACTGGCGCTTTGGATCCTCAGATGATAGAGGATAAACTCGTGTTCCGCTTGGAGAGTGGGGTAGAGCAGCAGGTTGTGCTGCAAGGCTGTACTTGGGATGCGCTGCCAATGCAAAATGTGGTGGTGCGCAAGGATTCCGTCATAGAAAGCAAGAAGCCGATTATCATATATGGTGGTCTGCGTGTGGATAGTGCAGTAACGCTGACCATTAAGAACACAACGCTATATTTTCATGATGGTCCTGGAATAGAAGTGTATGGTAAACTGCTGACAGACAATGTCTTGATGCGTGGTGACCGATTGGATCATATGTTCGATTATCTGCCTTATGACCGTGTAAGCGGACAATGGGGAAAGGACGGTGGCATCATCTTCCACAGTTCTTCTACAGGCAACGTGTTAAGGAATACGGAGATACGTAACGCAGGGAAATATGGCATTCGCTGCGATTCTGCGGAATATACGCCTAACGTCAGACGACTGGATATGTATCGATGCATCATCCATAATTGTAAAGGTGCTGGATTAGTGAGTTACAATGCCAATATCCGTCTGCGGTATTGTCAGTTGTCAAACACGCAGGGTGATTGTTTGGCTGTGTATGGCGGAAAGGCTGATGTGAACAGATGTACCTTTGCACAGTTCTATCCATTTGTAGGCGGACGTGGCGCTGCTCTCCGCTTCAGTAATATACTGCCTCTGCACGGTATGAACTGCGACAGCAGTATTGTGACGGGCTATGATGAAGATGTGGTGATGGGTGTTGTAGTAGATACGCTGAAAGCCTATAACTTCCAGTTCTCAAATACGTTGCTACGCACGCCGTATGAAGAGGGTGTTGATACGCTGCTCTTCGAGAAAGTAATCTGGGAATCGCCAAAAGATTCCATCCAAGGAAAGCAGCACTTCAGACTGATCGACGAGGATAACCTGAAGTACGACTTTCACTTGGATTCAATATCCCCAGCGCAGGGATGGGGATGCTATTAA
- a CDS encoding cytidine deaminase: MKELNLKPVIMECQMEELSNDEQFLLQKAIESTNNSYAKYSHFHVGAAIQLSNGIVLPGCNQENAAFPAGICAERSAIFAAGAQYPEEVIEKIAIAAREPGGDLTAEPVSPCGTCRQVMIETETRFEKPLRILLYGRNRIFVMDGIKNLMPLSFTEF; this comes from the coding sequence ATGAAAGAACTGAATTTGAAACCTGTCATCATGGAATGTCAGATGGAAGAGCTGTCTAATGATGAGCAATTCCTCCTTCAGAAGGCTATTGAGTCAACAAACAATAGTTATGCAAAGTATTCGCATTTCCATGTTGGCGCAGCCATTCAGTTGTCGAATGGCATCGTACTACCAGGATGTAATCAAGAGAATGCGGCATTTCCTGCAGGAATCTGTGCAGAGCGCTCTGCTATTTTCGCAGCTGGTGCACAGTATCCGGAAGAAGTCATTGAGAAGATTGCCATTGCTGCCCGCGAGCCAGGCGGCGACCTGACTGCAGAGCCCGTAAGTCCTTGTGGCACTTGTCGTCAGGTAATGATAGAAACAGAGACGCGTTTTGAGAAACCACTTCGCATCCTGCTCTATGGTCGTAACCGTATCTTCGTGATGGATGGCATCAAAAACCTGATGCCGCTATCGTTTACGGAGTTTTAA
- the uvrA gene encoding excinuclease ABC subunit UvrA — MSQEYIEIKGARVNNLKNIDVRIPRNKFVVISGVSGSGKSSLAFDTLYAEGQRRYVESLSSYARQFLGRMNKPECDFIRGIPPAIAIEQKVIARNPRSTVGTSTEIYEYLRLLFARIGHTFSPISGEEVKKHSTEDVVQKMLEFSEGTKFVVMAPVKVPEGRTLEQQLKASILQGYSRMTAPNSSDGEFVRIEDFIESPALAEVREMPYLVIDRLSSSNDKETISRLVDSAETAFFEGHGEMRLMVLPSGLCYDFSTRFEADGITFEEPTDQLFSFNSPAGACPECQGFGKIMGIDEHLVIPDTGLSVYDGCVVCWHGEKMGEWKNWFIQHAAKDDFPIFEPYYNLTQQQKDWLWHGLPSDRGVKEKPCIDTFFQMVRENQYKIQYRVMLARYRGKTTCPTCHGTRLKPEAEYVKISGRSITDLVQMPVIRLKDWFAHLQLSEHDAEIGKRLLVEINSRLQFLLDVGLGYLTLNRLSNSLSGGESQRINLCTSLGSSLVGSLYILDEPSIGLHSRDTDRLIHVLKELQALGNTVVVVEHDEEIIRAADYIIDIGPDAGRLGGEVVYAGNPVPEGSPSGSPQSSYTLQYLSGEETIPVPTSRRPWNRHIDIRGARMNNLRGINVEIPLNVLTVVTGVSGSGKSSLIKGILYPALKRHLGDVCDAPGEYSGLGGDIDAIRRVEFVDQNPIGKSSRSNPATYVKAYDAIRELFADQPLSQQMGFTPQYFSFNADGGRCDECKGAGTITVEMQFMADLVLECEACHGKRFKHDILDVRYEGKNIDDVLEMTISEAIEFFGEHGQKAIVNRLKPLEDVGLGYIKLGQNSSTLSGGENQRVKLAYFIGQEKQEPTLFIFDEPTTGLHFHDIKRLMSSLEALITRGHTVLIIEHNMDVIKLADHVIDLGPDGGDKGGNLVATGTPEEVAQCKNSITGQYLKLKL, encoded by the coding sequence GTGAGTCAAGAATACATAGAAATCAAGGGTGCACGCGTCAATAATCTGAAGAATATTGACGTGCGCATCCCTCGTAATAAGTTTGTCGTCATATCTGGCGTGTCAGGATCAGGTAAGTCGTCATTGGCTTTCGACACATTGTATGCCGAAGGTCAGCGACGCTATGTAGAAAGCCTGAGCAGCTATGCACGCCAATTCTTAGGACGTATGAACAAGCCCGAGTGCGACTTCATACGAGGAATCCCGCCTGCTATCGCCATCGAACAGAAGGTGATAGCTCGCAATCCAAGAAGTACGGTAGGCACCTCTACAGAAATATACGAATATCTGCGCCTGCTCTTTGCCCGCATAGGTCATACCTTTTCTCCCATTAGCGGTGAGGAGGTGAAGAAGCACTCCACTGAGGATGTGGTACAAAAGATGCTGGAGTTCTCCGAAGGCACGAAATTTGTGGTGATGGCTCCTGTGAAAGTGCCAGAGGGACGCACCTTGGAACAACAGCTCAAGGCTAGCATTCTGCAAGGCTATAGCAGGATGACAGCCCCCAATTCTTCCGATGGCGAGTTTGTACGTATCGAAGACTTTATTGAATCACCAGCATTAGCTGAGGTGAGGGAGATGCCGTACCTAGTTATCGACCGTCTGTCATCTTCCAATGATAAGGAGACCATCAGCCGTTTGGTGGATTCAGCAGAAACAGCTTTCTTTGAGGGACATGGTGAGATGCGCCTCATGGTGCTTCCATCAGGGCTGTGCTACGATTTCTCCACACGCTTTGAGGCCGACGGCATCACCTTCGAAGAACCTACAGATCAGCTATTCTCATTCAATTCTCCAGCTGGTGCCTGCCCTGAATGCCAGGGATTTGGTAAGATTATGGGAATTGATGAGCATTTGGTCATTCCTGATACTGGTCTGTCGGTCTATGATGGCTGTGTGGTATGCTGGCACGGAGAGAAAATGGGTGAATGGAAGAACTGGTTCATACAACATGCGGCAAAGGATGACTTCCCCATCTTTGAACCTTATTATAACTTGACTCAACAGCAGAAAGACTGGTTGTGGCATGGACTGCCCTCTGATCGTGGTGTAAAGGAGAAACCTTGTATCGATACGTTTTTCCAGATGGTGAGAGAGAATCAATACAAGATTCAGTATCGCGTGATGCTGGCTCGCTATCGTGGAAAGACAACCTGTCCTACGTGCCACGGCACACGCCTGAAGCCTGAAGCAGAATACGTTAAGATTAGCGGACGAAGCATCACTGACTTGGTACAGATGCCTGTTATCAGACTGAAAGATTGGTTCGCTCATCTACAATTGTCTGAGCATGATGCAGAGATTGGAAAACGCCTCTTGGTAGAGATTAACTCCCGACTGCAGTTCCTGTTGGATGTTGGTCTAGGATACCTAACCCTCAACCGACTATCAAATTCTCTTTCAGGCGGTGAGAGTCAGCGTATCAACCTCTGCACCTCTCTGGGAAGCAGTCTCGTTGGCTCGCTTTATATTCTTGACGAACCAAGTATCGGACTGCACTCTCGTGACACAGACCGACTGATTCACGTGCTCAAAGAACTTCAAGCTCTTGGTAACACCGTCGTCGTGGTAGAGCATGACGAAGAGATTATCCGTGCTGCTGATTATATCATAGATATTGGTCCTGACGCAGGCCGCTTGGGAGGCGAGGTGGTGTATGCAGGAAATCCCGTTCCCGAAGGTTCTCCTTCCGGTTCCCCTCAGTCTTCCTACACCCTCCAATATCTCTCTGGCGAAGAGACCATCCCTGTACCAACGAGTCGCCGTCCTTGGAACAGACATATCGATATTCGCGGAGCCCGCATGAACAACCTCCGTGGTATCAATGTTGAGATACCTCTGAACGTACTTACCGTTGTAACAGGTGTGTCAGGTTCTGGCAAATCCAGCCTTATCAAAGGCATCCTCTACCCTGCCCTAAAACGTCATCTGGGTGATGTATGTGATGCACCAGGAGAGTACAGTGGTTTAGGAGGCGATATTGACGCTATACGTCGTGTAGAGTTCGTTGACCAGAACCCTATTGGAAAATCTTCACGCTCTAATCCTGCTACATACGTCAAAGCTTACGATGCCATTCGTGAACTCTTTGCCGACCAACCTTTATCGCAACAGATGGGCTTCACCCCTCAGTATTTCTCGTTTAATGCCGATGGAGGACGATGTGATGAGTGTAAGGGTGCTGGCACCATCACGGTTGAGATGCAGTTCATGGCCGACCTCGTGTTGGAATGTGAAGCCTGTCACGGCAAGCGATTCAAGCACGATATCCTGGACGTGAGATATGAAGGCAAGAATATCGATGACGTACTGGAGATGACTATCAGCGAAGCTATAGAATTCTTTGGCGAACATGGACAGAAAGCCATCGTGAACCGATTGAAGCCCCTTGAGGATGTCGGACTGGGCTATATCAAACTGGGGCAGAACTCAAGTACGCTGTCGGGTGGTGAGAACCAGCGCGTCAAATTGGCCTACTTCATCGGTCAGGAAAAGCAGGAGCCCACGCTCTTTATCTTCGACGAGCCTACCACTGGTCTGCATTTTCACGACATCAAACGACTCATGTCGTCACTTGAAGCACTTATAACACGAGGTCATACAGTACTCATCATTGAGCATAACATGGATGTTATTAAACTGGCTGACCACGTCATCGACTTAGGACCAGATGGTGGTGACAAAGGTGGAAACCTTGTGGCTACCGGAACCCCTGAGGAGGTGGCACAGTGTAAGAATAGTATAACCGGGCAATACTTAAAACTAAAATTATGA